The Primulina eburnea isolate SZY01 chromosome 8, ASM2296580v1, whole genome shotgun sequence genome contains a region encoding:
- the LOC140839227 gene encoding uncharacterized protein: protein MSPFKLLYGKSCHLPLELEHKAYWATKFLNFDAKTTGDNRVLQLNELDEFRLEAYENAKLYKEKTKRWHDQNIVHREFVVGQLVLLYNSRLKLMPVEITSATTGAFKVNGHRLKVYHGGAIPNEPTTVDLQDPN from the exons ATGTCTCCTTTTAAATTGTTGTATGGGAAATCATGCCACCTCCCTCTTGAACTTGAGCACAAGGCTTATTGGGCTActaaatttttaaactttgatgcTAAAACCACAGGTGACAACAGAGTTCTGCAGCTGAATGAATTGGACGAATTTAGGTTGGAGGCCTACGAGAATGCCAAGCTTTACAAAGAGAAAACCAAACGCTGGCATGATCAAAACATTGTCCATCGAGAATTTGTGGTAGGACAACTGGTCCTGCTATATAATTCTCGTCTGAaactgatgccag TGGAGATCACTAGTGCAACAACCGGAGCTTTCAAAGTAAATGGGCATAGGCTGAAGGTTTATCATGGTGGTGCCATACCCAATGAGCCGACCACAGTGGATCTACAAGATCCAAACTAA
- the LOC140839483 gene encoding bZIP transcription factor 17-like, whose translation MADLTVVTVDLPPTPPLTAEFDSALLIPPVDATLFSRHQFIDSDCNLGEDLNDLEGLDFDFILDDFSLTPADFDDLIWDPSKSEETNSFKMEPELDPNFDRFDFGTNLAPYQGVFKSASSDLRHHSGDGDFSGDYGLHGSGVLNSGSPVLESNQISGYLNLSSPESDGSNRGISENSVGDVKEVNCTSPDTQGSGNRKSHVSEHSSDCSARSVSSSPNLKSNSILNVFFDYEIKSEDSSNYIAPGSSLKRKKESDDCYVESRITKCTKSNSNAENDDNSGLSEEEEKRNARLMRNRESAQLSRQRKKHYVDELEDKVRMMHSTIQDLNAKISFFMAENVTLRKQMVSGGGVAAPPPQMPHPPPVMYSHPAMMYPWMPCAPPYMMKPQGSQLPLVPIPRLKPQQPAQSRKVSKKVESKKNEEQKSKKVAGVSFLGLILFIMLFGGLVPVINVRYGGVRQALNGGENYVGDGYYEKHHGRLLMVNGTANGEKFSGRGDYSGTNSSFHCCQRGNGGGGEPNADEFARVGNGSERLVASLYVPRNDKLVKIEGNLIIHSVLASEKAVASNTEVDGETGLAVPVGLVPAIPVPGVGRGDIRNPHLRALRPDTEDRENLKSTANDGSLHQWFREGLAGPMLSSGMCTEVFQFDVSPASVSGAIIPASTQKNISEEQARNSTHVNKGRNRRFLEDHPIPLPECHHNTSEEHKQRNSRKDNLDGNNSTSSMVVSVLVDPRETGGGDVDGVLGKNSISPIFVVVLIDSVKYVTYSCMLPFLGSASHLVTN comes from the exons ATGGCTGACCTGACGGTTGTCACCGTCGATCTTCCGCCGACGCCTCCGTTAACCGCTGAATTTGATTCGGCGCTATTAATTCCACCCGTCGACGCAACATTATTTTCTCGACATCAATTCATCGACAGTGACTGCAATTTAGGCGAAGACCTTAACGATTTGGAAGGACTCGATTTCGATTTCATCCTTGACGATTTTAGTCTCACACCAGCTGATTTTGATGACCTCATTTGGGATCCCTCCAAATCAGAAGAGACCAATTCATTCAAAATGGAACCCGAATTGGACCCGAATTTCGATCGGTTCGATTTTGGTACGAATTTGGCTCCTTATCAAGGCGTTTTTAAATCAGCCTCTTCGGACTTGCGGCATCATTCTGGTGACGGAGATTTTTCGGGAGATTACGGCTTGCATGGATCCGGGGTTCTGAATTCCGGCTCGCCTGTTTTAGAGTCTAATCAGATTTCTGGCTATCTCAATCTGTCGTCTCCTGAATCGGATGGATCAAATAGAGGGATTTCAGAAAATAGTGTCGGAGACGTAAAGGAGGTGAATTGCACTTCGCCTGATACCCAGGGTTCGGGAAATCGCAAGTCCCATGTCTCAGAGCATTCCAGTGACTGTTCCGCTCGATCGGTGAGTTCCTCTCCGAATTTAAAGAGCAATtccattttaaatgttttttttgattatgaaattaaatcagaGGACTCGAGTAATTATATCGCTCCTGGTTCTTCGctgaaaaggaaaaaagaaagcGATGACTGTTATGTTGAGTCTAGGATTACTAAATGTACGAAGTCTAACAGTAACGCTGAGAACGATGATAATAGCGGGTTGAGTGAGGAGGAAGAGAAAAGGAATGCTAGATTGATGAGGAATAGAGAGAGTGCACAATTATCGAGACAGAGGAAGAAACATTACGTCGATGAATTGGAGGATAAGGTGAGAATGATGCATTCAACAATTCAAGACTTGAATGCAAAAATCTCGTTTTTTATGGCTGAAAATGTAACTCTTCGGAAACAAATGGTCAGTGGTGGTGGTGTGGCTGCCCCACCTCCCCAGATGCCACATCCTCCTCCTGTAATGTACTCACACCCAGCCATGATGTATCCGTGGATGCCGTGTGCTCCACCTTATATGATGAAGCCACAAGGGTCGCAACTTCCTTTGGTGCCAATTCCAAGGTTGAAACCGCAACAGCCAGCTCAGTCACGGAAGGTGAGTAAGAAAGTGGAGAGTAAGAAAAACGAGGAGCAAAAAAGTAAGAAGGTTGCCGGTGTTAGTTTTCTAGgtttaattctttttataatGTTGTTTGGAGGCTTGGTTCCAGTCATCAATGTGAGGTATGGAGGAGTTAGGCAGGCACTCAACGGTGGAGAAAATTATGTTGGTGATGGATATTACGAGAAACATCACGGGAGGCTGCTGATGGTCAATGGGACTGCAAATGGCGAAAAATTTAGTGGTAGGGGAGATTATAGTGGTACTAATAGTAGTTTCCATTGTTGTCAAAGAGGTAATGGTGGTGGAGGTGAGCCAAATGCTGATGAGTTTGCTCGTGTTGGCAATGGGAGTGAACGTCTTGTCGCCTCGTTGTATGTTCCCAGAAATGATAAGCTTGTGAAGATAGAAGGAAATTTGATCATTCATTCGGTTTTGGCAAGCGAGAAAGCCGTGGCATCTAACACAGAGGTTGATGGAGAGACTGGTTTGGCAGTTCCTGTAGGTTTGGTTCCTGCTATTCCTGTTCCTGGTGTGGGAAGGGGCGATATCAGGAATCCCCACCTCAGGGCCCTCCGTCCCGATACAGAAGACAGGGAAAACTTGAAATCGACAGCAAATGATGGCAGTCTTCATCAATGGTTTCGTGAAGGCCTTGCTG GGCCGATGTTGAGCTCCGGGATGTGCACTGAAGTATTCCAGTTTGACGTATCACCAGCCTCTGTTTCAGGAGCCATAATTCCAGCCTCCACTCAAAAAAACATTTCTGAAGAGCAGGCTCGAAATTCTACACATGTCAACAAGGGAAGAAACCGAAGGTTCCTTGAAGATCACCCTATTCCCCTACCTGAATGCCATCATAATACTTCGGAAGAACATAAACAAAGAAATTCACGGAAAGATAATTTGGATGGTAATAACTCAACATCTTCAATGGTGGtttcggtgctggtggatccaAGAGAAACAGGTGGTGGTGACGTTGATGGTGTTTTGGGAAAGAACTCCATCTCaccaatttttgttgttgtgttgaTTGATAGTGTCAAGTACGTAACATACTCATGCATGCTTCCATTTCTGGGATCTGCGTCTCATCTAGTTACTAACTGA